The nucleotide window GTCACGGACCCGGTTCGGCCCACCTCGCATGGGCGGAGAAGCATCCGGCCGGCGGCCAGAAGGCCCCGCCCGGCACTACAGGCCTCATGGTGAAGCTCGGTCGGACCGAAGGGACCTGGGTTGTGAACGACAAGCAGCATGGCATTGCCGAGTGGAACGGCCGCCCGCGATCGTCGGCAGAGGTGGAGGCGTGCGCCCGGTGCCACGCCAGGCGTAGACCTATTGTTGAACCGTACCCTTATGGCCGCCCCTTCCCCGACACCCACGTCCCGGCGCTCCTGGAGCCAGGCCTCTATCACGTCGACGGTCAGATCCTGGGAGAGGTCTTTGAGTACGGCTCGTTCATTCAGAGTCGGATGTTTCGAGCCGGCGTCACCTGTTCCGACTGTCACGAGCCGCACAGCCTCGGGCTCCGCGAGGCCGGCAACGCCGTATGCGCACAATGTCATCTGACTGCAAAGTTTGATACCCCGGACCACCACCGCCACAAGCCCGGTTCGGACGCCGCCCGCTGCGTGACATGCCATATGCCGGCCCGCACTTACATGGTGGTGGACCCGCGTCGTGACCACAGTTTTCAGGTCCCGCGACCGGACCTTTCGGCAACAATCGGCACGCCACACGTCTGCTCGGGGTGCCACCGCGACCGGTCGTCGAAGTGGGCGGCGGAACAGGTTGTGCGATGGTACGGCCCGGCCGGCCACGCGCGGCGGCCTCACTTTGCGCCGGCGCTCGACGCCGGACGACGCGGCGGCCTCACCGCCGAAAGGACGCTTGCCGCCCTCGTCGCCGATACGGGCCAACCGGGCATTGCTCGCGCAACGGCGCTCTCATTACTCCGCGACTACCTGAGCCTGGCGTCGCTCCCCGCAGTGGACGCGGTCCTGGGCGATGCCGACCCCGTGGTGCGGGCCGCGGCGCTGGCCCTGGTTGAAGCGCTCCCCATAGACCAGCGGTTGCAACGCGCCGCTCCCCTGCTCCAGGACCCGATGCTGGCGGTGCGGTTGGCGGCTGCGCGCGCGCTAACCGGCGTCCCGCGACAGACATGGAGCGCCGAGCAGCAGGCCGACTTCGACCGGGCTCTTGCGGAGTTGATCGCCTCTGAAATAGTCCATGTCGATCGACCGGAGGCCCATCTCAACCTGGCGAACCTCTACATGAGGCTCGACCGCATGGCCGACGCGGAATCCGAGCTACACACGGCCCTCGCCCTCGATCCGCGCTTCGCCCCGGCGATAGTTAACCTGGCCGATCTTCTCCGCGCGCAGGGACGCGATGCCGAGGGCGAGCGCCTCCTCGAACGGGCGCTGCAGGTTGCCCCGGACAGTGCCGAGGCCCTCCATGCCTTCGGTCTCTTTCGGGTACGGCAGGGTCGGCGACGTGGAGCGGTGGAACTGCTGCGCCGGGCGGCTAGGCGGCGCCCGGATTTTACCAGGTTCGCCTATGTCTATGCCGTGGCCCTTCATGACACCGGCGACCGGGCCGGGGCGATTACGGTACTGGAGGAGGCGCGCCGGAAACGCGCCGCCGACCGGGACGTCCTGTCCGCGCTGGCAACCTACCTCCGGGAGCGCGGAGATACCATGGCAGCCCTCCGCTATGCTGAACAGCTCGCCGCTCTGGCGCCCGACGATCGGGAGGCGCAGGATCTGGTCGCATCGCTCCGGCATGATGCCGGCCTCCAGTAATGTGGAAGCGATTCACCCCACGCTAAGATTCACTCGTAGAAACGAGAGCAAGAGATGAAGGCGACGCGTTGGAGCATGGCCAGCCGTATCCTGTCGTACCTGTTTATTGTCATGATCATCGCGGGGTACGCATCGACCAAGATTACTGATCGCGAGAGACGTGTGACCGGAAAAATCCCTCGACCGGATCACATCCTGGTCTACGACTTCGCTGCCGCGCCCCCGAACAACAACCGGCTGAGCCTGCAAGCAAGGCTGAACCGGACACGGTCACAATTTCGGTTGAGGCTCAGGCCAGATTCGGAGTGGTCGATGTCAGGCCGCAGCGCGTCGCACCTATGCGAATCATTGAGGCCACAGCCACGATCGCGCCGGACCCCTCGCGCGTCAGCCATATCGCGCCATACGTCAAGGACGGTATCAACGACTGCGTAGTGCAAGGCGATCAGCGCCCCGTGAACCCCGACAGGCAGGGCACCAAGGTGGCGGCGCACTACCGGCTCACGGTGGGTCCAGGCGAGTCGGCGACCGGGCGGCTTCGCCTGATCGGCCAGGCTGCTACTGCGACGAGCGAGCACACCGGGACCGGTTCGACTTCACGGCCGCCGTGGCGAATTCCTGGAAGCCGCAAATGTTGCTGAACATCGTCAATTTGCGCTATACTGATACCCCGATCTTCGTAGACGTCGGGCAGATCGTTGCCGCCTACCAGGTGCAGGTGGCAGGCTCGGCAGCCGGCACGATCATTCCCGGCGGGGGTGCCGCCAACCCGAGTTTCTTCAGTCTCGGGACCGCCGGCAGCTTCATGGATCGTCCGACCATCACCCATACGCCGTTGACCGGCTCGGCGTTCCTCAGGACGCTGATGACGCCGATTCCGCCGGTGCGGCTGTTCGAACTGATCGACGCGGGCTATGCGGCGGATCTCCTCGTCCTGGTCGCGATACAGGAGATCACCGGAGGAACATGTGTGGGGCGGTCGAGCTTTTCAGGCTCCGGCCTCGTCGCCGGACGCCCCGCCGCCTGTCATTCGCATCGGGAGCGGTACGTCCCGCCCGGATGGTCCGTTTGTCGCCGTTCTCTACCGTAACCTCTGGCACTGGATCGACGACCATGATCTCCGGTCCAAAGGAGTGTTCACGTTCCTGCTGGTCCTGATGACACTGGCGGAGACGGGCGAGAAATCGCCGCCTCCGCAGCTCACGATCCAGACCAATTGAGCACGTTTGTGTGAGGCAAGGCGGAACGCGCCACCTGCAGGCAGGAGGCTGACGCGCCATGGCCGACGCGATCCTGGTCATTAACGCGGGCTCCTCGAGCATCAAGTTCTCGGTGTACGTCGCGGGCCACGGCGATGTCGCGCTGCACGTCCAGGGACAGGTCGAAGGGCTGTTTACCGCGCCGCGCTTCACGGCAAAGAACGGCGCCGGCGCAGTCGTAAGCGAACGGTTCTGGGGCAATGGCATCACGCTGGGGCACGACGGCGCGCTTAACTACTTAGCGGCATTCCTTCGCCAGGGGGCCTCGGAACTGCGACTCGTCGGCGTCGGCCACCGCGTCGTCCACGGCGGGCCCGGGCACACCCGGCCGGTCCGCCTCGATCGCCAGGTGCTGGCGGGACTGGAGACGCTCATCCCGCTCGCCCCCCTGCACCAGCCGCACAACCTGACTCCGATCCGAATCTTGATGGAGCGTCGATCGGACGTCGCGCAAGTGGCATGCTTCGATACCTCCTTTCATCGAACCAACCCCCCGGTCGCACAATTGTACGCCCTGCCGCAGGCGCTGACCGACGCCGGCGTTCGGCGCTATGGCTTTCACGGTCTGTCGTATGAGTATATCGCCTCGGTCCTGCCGCAGTTCGACGCCCGCGCGGCGGCGGGGAAGACGATTGTGTTGCACCTGGGCAGTGGCGCCAGCATGTGCGCGCTGGAGGCTGGCAGGAGCGTTGCGAGCACGATGGGGTTCACTGCGGTGGAAGGCTTGCCGATGGGCACGCGCTCGGGCTCGCTGGACCCCGGCCTGATGCTGTATCTCATGGACGTGCACAAGATGGACGCGCGCGCCATCGAGCATCTCATCTACAGGGAGTCCGGCCTGCTCGGGGTTTCTGGAATCTCCAGCGACATGCGCGCGCTGCTTGCGAGCGAGGATGCGCGCGCCAAGCTCGCCATCGATCTCTTCGTCTATCGCATCGGGCGCGAGCTGGGCTCGCTGGCCGCGGCGCTGGGCGGGCTCGATGCCGTCGTCTTCACGGCGGGTATCGGCGAGCGCGCCGCCCCTATTCGCGAGCGGGTCTGTCGTGATGCGGCGTGGCTGGGGGTGGATCTGGACCCCGAAGCGAACGCGGCCGGCGGGCCGCTCATCAGCACGCCGAATGCACGTGTGGCGGTCTGGGTGATACCGACCAACGAGGAATTGATGATCGCGCGCCATACGCGCCGCCTTCTCAACGACTTGTAGGAGGATCGGCAACAATGGAGAGGGAGACACGCTCGACACGCACACAAACGTCCTCACCAACCGTCGCCGCAATGCGGGCTGCGGCGGATGCGCGGACCGGCATGCAGGCCGCCGACCTGCGGCAGGCCGTCATCGATCACTTGCGCTACTCTGTCGGGCGTTTAGAGGCGATCGGTCCGCGCGACCATTACCGGGCGCTTGCGCTTGCAGTGCGCGACCGCATGCAGCACCGCTGGATGAACACCGGTCAAACCTATTTCGGTGTGCCTCCAAAGCTGGTCTGTTATCTTTCGGCGGAATTCCTGATGGGGCCGCATTTGGGCAATAACCTGCTGAATCTTGGCATCGAACAGGCGGCGCGTACTGCGCTGGCTGACCTCGGCCAGGACCTCGATACCGTCCTGGCATGCGAGGAGGAGCCGGGGTTGGGCAATGGCGGCCTGGGGAGGCTCGCCGCCTGTTATAAGATACTCTATTCCAATAACGAGTCGGAGATCGGCAAGCAGCTGCGGCTGGGCCAGC belongs to Candidatus Methylomirabilis lanthanidiphila and includes:
- a CDS encoding tetratricopeptide repeat protein → MTLGGAAGLALVVLGAMVGCQRPASVEPATFVGAAKCATCHQKEAAAYRGSDHARAMQQADDTTVLGDFHNARFTHRGVTSTFFRRDGKFLVRTDGPDGKLNDFEITHTFGVTPLQQYLVPFPDGRLQTLGIAWDTRSKAQGGQRWFHLYPGQTFLATDPLHWTGREQTWNYQCAECHSTHLQKNYDAGQNRYATTWAELSVSCEACHGPGSAHLAWAEKHPAGGQKAPPGTTGLMVKLGRTEGTWVVNDKQHGIAEWNGRPRSSAEVEACARCHARRRPIVEPYPYGRPFPDTHVPALLEPGLYHVDGQILGEVFEYGSFIQSRMFRAGVTCSDCHEPHSLGLREAGNAVCAQCHLTAKFDTPDHHRHKPGSDAARCVTCHMPARTYMVVDPRRDHSFQVPRPDLSATIGTPHVCSGCHRDRSSKWAAEQVVRWYGPAGHARRPHFAPALDAGRRGGLTAERTLAALVADTGQPGIARATALSLLRDYLSLASLPAVDAVLGDADPVVRAAALALVEALPIDQRLQRAAPLLQDPMLAVRLAAARALTGVPRQTWSAEQQADFDRALAELIASEIVHVDRPEAHLNLANLYMRLDRMADAESELHTALALDPRFAPAIVNLADLLRAQGRDAEGERLLERALQVAPDSAEALHAFGLFRVRQGRRRGAVELLRRAARRRPDFTRFAYVYAVALHDTGDRAGAITVLEEARRKRAADRDVLSALATYLRERGDTMAALRYAEQLAALAPDDREAQDLVASLRHDAGLQ
- a CDS encoding glucosidase translates to MRIIEATATIAPDPSRVSHIAPYVKDGINDCVVQGDQRPVNPDRQGTKVAAHYRLTVGPGESATGRLRLIGQAATATSEHTGTGSTSRPPWRIPGSRKCC
- the ackA gene encoding Acetate kinase, which codes for MADAILVINAGSSSIKFSVYVAGHGDVALHVQGQVEGLFTAPRFTAKNGAGAVVSERFWGNGITLGHDGALNYLAAFLRQGASELRLVGVGHRVVHGGPGHTRPVRLDRQVLAGLETLIPLAPLHQPHNLTPIRILMERRSDVAQVACFDTSFHRTNPPVAQLYALPQALTDAGVRRYGFHGLSYEYIASVLPQFDARAAAGKTIVLHLGSGASMCALEAGRSVASTMGFTAVEGLPMGTRSGSLDPGLMLYLMDVHKMDARAIEHLIYRESGLLGVSGISSDMRALLASEDARAKLAIDLFVYRIGRELGSLAAALGGLDAVVFTAGIGERAAPIRERVCRDAAWLGVDLDPEANAAGGPLISTPNARVAVWVIPTNEELMIARHTRRLLNDL
- a CDS encoding maltodextrin phosphorylase encodes the protein MERETRSTRTQTSSPTVAAMRAAADARTGMQAADLRQAVIDHLRYSVGRLEAIGPRDHYRALALAVRDRMQHRWMNTGQTYFGVPPKLVCYLSAEFLMGPHLGNNLLNLGIEQAARTALADLGQDLDTVLACEEEPGLGNGGLGRLAACYKILYSNNESEIGKQLRLGQQYFFVSCSLHNMLHILDLAGCRSVRANIHCR